In Corythoichthys intestinalis isolate RoL2023-P3 chromosome 4, ASM3026506v1, whole genome shotgun sequence, a genomic segment contains:
- the LOC130914296 gene encoding uncharacterized protein LOC130914296, producing MSVTVTKGNGVTIYTVTSDSQSCLPPFCQLFKQMCYSPRCCSVSQRMKTTMGSSQALLGSLQIAVGLMTIAIGILPLFAGYRDPWWDMWVNLFSLWMGLVFVLFGAFCIFSQKYPSPCLLIINAILNLSGVVFALVNIVLCAINMVVIDIWDVCEFSKDDYSNSGPSGHERDLKERCLEAKDLLLMFLKAINGILLVLAVLELCLVLSSSILTIKALRSNDKIPEDVKEDQTSLEFRDKQVLVKPSV from the exons ATGAGCGTGACTGTGACCAAGGGTAACGGAGTCACCATTTACACGGTGACgtctgacagccaaagttgctTGCCTCCATTTTGCCAACTCTTCAAGCAGATGTGCTACAGCCCCAGGTGTTGTTCGGTGTCCCAGCGCATGAAGACCACCATGGGCTCTTCTCAAGCTCTGCTGGGG AGCCTGCAGATCGCCGTGGGTCTGATGACCATCGCCATCGGCATCCTCCCCTTGTTCGCAGGTTACAGAGACCCCTGGTGGGACATGTGGGTCAACTTGTTCTCCTTATGGATGGGCTTGGTG TTTGTGCTTTTCGGCGCCTTCTGCATTTTCTCTCAGAAGTACCCAAGTCCGTGtctg CTCATCATCAACGCGATTTTGAACCTCAGCGGCGTGGTTTTCGCCTTGGTCAACATCGTCCTCTGCGCAATCAACATGGTCGTGATAGACATATGGGACGTGTGCGAGTTCAGCAAAGATGACTACTCCAACAGCGGGCCGAGCGGACACGAAAGAGACTTGAAGGAGCGATGCCTGGAAGCCAAAGACCTGCTTCTT ATGTTCCTGAAAGCCATCAACGGAATTCTGCTGGTGTTGGCTGTCTTGGAGCTGTGCTTGGTGCTCTCTTCCTCCATTTTGACCATCAAAGCTCTGAGGAGCAACGATAAG aTCCCCGAAGACGTGAAAGAAGACCAAACTTCCCTGGAGTTCCGAGATAAGCAAGTTCTCGTCAAACCTTCCGTCTAA